A stretch of the Chitiniphilus purpureus genome encodes the following:
- a CDS encoding GspE/PulE family protein has product MNSTLDMSLGQALLQRGCLSADQLRIAQQEQRRLGGRLAERLATLGFVSEALLRDALAERLGEQSVALADAYADPAALALLPKSLARQHQVLPLAWDQDNCILTLAMANPADLLALDQLRRALPPCRIATRVASAADVQQAIDRCYGIDLSIDGILEALETGATQPGDGDAGSYGEPVVRLIDALLGDAVARGASDLHFEPEAGFVRIRYRIDGVLRQVRALHQAHWPAMSVRLKVMAGMDIAETRAPQDGRLSRSFAGRHIDFRAAIQPTTWGENLVLRILDRHSTLLPLAQLGFSSSNLAALRRLIARPEGLILVTGPTGSGKTTTLYSILGELDREALNIMTLEDPVEYPLPHIRQTSINEVAKLDFASGIRSLLRQDPDVILVGEIRDRDTAEMALRAAMTGHQVYATLHANGALGALPRLFELGVPPELLAGNLLGIVAQRLVRRHCPACHGRVPGDTPAAPYGDCRCCAGSGYRGRTVIAEVLSLDAAFDELLARRASPCALLEAARQRGFATLHEDARRLIHDGVTSSTEIARVIGPDWSES; this is encoded by the coding sequence ATGAACAGCACTCTGGACATGTCGCTCGGTCAGGCACTGCTGCAACGGGGTTGCCTCAGCGCCGATCAGTTGCGGATCGCGCAGCAGGAACAGCGCCGGCTCGGCGGACGGTTGGCCGAGCGGCTGGCGACGCTGGGATTCGTCTCCGAGGCGCTGCTGCGTGATGCACTGGCCGAACGGCTGGGCGAACAAAGCGTGGCGCTTGCCGATGCGTATGCCGATCCCGCCGCGCTGGCGCTCCTTCCCAAGTCGCTCGCCCGTCAGCACCAGGTGCTGCCGCTCGCCTGGGACCAGGACAACTGCATCCTCACCCTGGCAATGGCCAATCCGGCCGATCTGTTGGCACTCGACCAGCTCCGACGGGCGCTGCCGCCGTGCCGGATCGCCACCCGGGTCGCAAGTGCCGCTGACGTGCAGCAAGCGATCGACCGCTGCTACGGCATCGACCTTTCGATCGACGGCATCCTTGAAGCGCTTGAGACCGGCGCCACGCAACCGGGCGATGGCGACGCAGGCAGCTACGGCGAACCGGTGGTCAGACTGATCGACGCCTTGCTCGGCGATGCGGTGGCACGCGGTGCGTCCGACCTGCATTTCGAACCCGAAGCGGGTTTCGTCCGCATCCGCTACCGGATCGACGGCGTGCTGCGGCAGGTCCGCGCGCTGCACCAGGCGCACTGGCCGGCGATGTCGGTCCGGCTCAAGGTGATGGCCGGCATGGACATCGCCGAAACCCGCGCACCGCAGGACGGGCGGCTCTCACGCTCGTTCGCAGGCCGGCATATCGATTTCCGGGCCGCGATCCAGCCCACCACCTGGGGCGAGAACCTGGTGCTGCGGATACTGGACCGGCACAGCACGCTGCTGCCGCTGGCGCAGCTTGGCTTTTCCAGCAGCAATCTCGCCGCGCTGCGCCGGTTGATCGCCCGGCCCGAGGGCCTGATCCTCGTCACCGGCCCGACCGGATCCGGCAAGACCACCACGCTGTATTCGATCCTGGGCGAACTCGATCGCGAAGCACTCAACATCATGACGCTGGAAGACCCGGTCGAGTATCCGCTGCCGCATATCCGGCAGACCTCGATCAACGAAGTGGCCAAGCTCGATTTCGCCAGCGGCATCCGCTCGCTGTTGCGCCAGGACCCGGACGTGATCCTGGTCGGCGAGATCCGTGACCGCGACACCGCCGAGATGGCGCTGCGCGCCGCCATGACCGGTCACCAGGTCTACGCCACGCTGCATGCCAATGGCGCACTCGGCGCCCTGCCGCGGCTGTTCGAGCTGGGCGTGCCGCCCGAGCTGCTGGCCGGCAACCTGCTCGGCATCGTGGCGCAGCGGCTGGTGCGGCGCCACTGCCCCGCCTGTCACGGCAGGGTGCCCGGCGACACGCCAGCGGCACCGTATGGCGATTGCCGATGCTGTGCAGGCTCTGGCTACCGTGGCCGCACCGTGATCGCCGAAGTGCTCAGCCTGGACGCCGCGTTCGACGAATTGCTGGCCCGGCGTGCCTCACCCTGCGCACTGCTGGAAGCAGCCCGGCAACGCGGCTTTGCCACCCTGCACGAAGACGCGCGCCGCCTGATCCATGACGGTGTGACCAGCAGCACCGAGATCGCACGCGTGATCGGCCCGGATTGGAGCGAATCATGA
- a CDS encoding type II secretion system F family protein — translation MKRFRFRAVDAQGRLHHGLMRAAHCGELEAALAREGLLLIRARRVWYAPLSWRRAARRGLAALTFQLEQLLRAGMPLLQALHALRGMQDGPLAQVLTQLIQALEGGRTFSDALAGASDVFDPIYVALIRAGEAGGRLPETLAALSEALRWQDEMAAETRRLLGYPLFVATLLVAVAAFLVLWLIPQLEDFLRALGQALPLSTRLLLGLARTLESSGAALLATLVATVAALRWLRGRLPALRLACDALCLRLPLLGPVAHGIELARFTRCLAALYAAGVPLLPALDLTRAVAANAVLALALERIRHDIGQGRSLSASFASEKAFPPLLVSMLRTGEQTGALDDALVGAGYFYQRDVRRGVARLQAMIEPLSTVALGLVLLWLMSAVLGPVFDSLGRLR, via the coding sequence ATGAAGCGCTTCCGCTTTCGCGCAGTCGACGCGCAAGGCCGGCTCCACCATGGGTTGATGCGGGCTGCGCATTGCGGCGAGCTGGAAGCCGCGCTGGCGCGCGAGGGATTGCTGCTGATCCGCGCGCGGCGGGTCTGGTATGCGCCCTTGTCGTGGCGCAGGGCCGCACGGCGCGGCCTGGCCGCGCTGACCTTCCAGCTGGAGCAGCTGCTACGGGCTGGGATGCCGCTGTTGCAGGCACTGCACGCGCTGCGCGGGATGCAGGACGGCCCCCTGGCACAGGTGCTGACACAGCTGATCCAGGCACTGGAAGGCGGCAGGACATTCTCCGATGCCCTGGCCGGGGCGTCGGACGTGTTCGATCCGATCTATGTGGCATTGATCCGTGCCGGCGAAGCCGGTGGCAGGCTGCCGGAGACGTTGGCCGCACTCAGCGAGGCGCTGCGCTGGCAGGACGAGATGGCCGCCGAGACCCGCCGGCTGCTGGGCTATCCCTTGTTCGTGGCGACGCTGCTTGTCGCCGTGGCCGCTTTCCTGGTGCTCTGGCTGATTCCACAGCTGGAGGACTTCCTGCGGGCGCTGGGCCAGGCGCTGCCGCTTTCCACACGGTTGCTGCTCGGCCTGGCCCGGACACTGGAGTCGTCTGGTGCGGCGCTGCTGGCCACGCTCGTCGCCACCGTCGCCGCGCTCCGCTGGCTGCGGGGACGGCTGCCCGCCCTGCGCCTTGCCTGCGACGCGCTGTGCCTGCGGCTGCCCTTGCTCGGCCCGGTGGCGCACGGCATCGAGCTTGCACGTTTCACCCGCTGCCTGGCCGCGCTGTACGCCGCGGGCGTTCCGCTGCTGCCGGCGCTCGACCTGACCCGCGCGGTCGCCGCCAATGCGGTACTCGCGCTGGCACTGGAGCGGATCCGTCACGACATCGGGCAAGGGCGCAGTCTGAGCGCAAGCTTCGCCAGCGAAAAGGCATTCCCGCCGCTGCTGGTCAGCATGCTGCGCACCGGCGAGCAGACCGGGGCGCTGGACGATGCGCTGGTCGGTGCAGGCTACTTCTACCAGCGCGATGTGCGCCGCGGCGTGGCCCGCTTGCAGGCCATGATCGAACCGCTGTCGACCGTGGCACTGGGCCTGGTGCTGTTGTGGCTGATGAGCGCCGTGCTCGGGCCGGTGTTCGATTCGCTGGGCAGGCTGCGATGA